The following coding sequences lie in one Polynucleobacter sp. HIN7 genomic window:
- a CDS encoding patatin-like phospholipase family protein, which yields MQRRTFLKISSLAAPALASASYLSTAHAQGLAKRAEQISEKIFGNDGLSIPIATTPKVSLLAKGLDRTMVLGGGGEYYIAWYCGFFHGLMEAGLDMAGLPQMVVGTSAGSYMGSSLLSGHFKRLRSEMDFFGEFPKIFAKLAPTTNPNASQLRAMEINMSATDGSIETRQVIGRAALAADNRLNGSRVEALAALLTGDSKTDWPTPKMFTSSIDCYTGERLIVGQASARKNKIALAHAVAASSSLPGIVGPTLLGQRYGMDGGMCSNPAHVDVVAGSKRALVITLTDGVTGPILTKIPHPMAQNIKDIESVGTIVKWIVAGAPDGINLTDPRQIQPALRAGYERSKREAAQIKAFWA from the coding sequence CTAGCGGCCCCTGCACTTGCGAGTGCTTCCTATTTATCTACTGCTCATGCACAGGGCTTAGCAAAAAGAGCTGAACAGATCTCAGAGAAGATCTTTGGTAACGATGGTTTGTCAATTCCAATTGCTACGACACCTAAGGTTTCACTACTTGCCAAAGGCTTGGATCGTACGATGGTATTGGGTGGTGGTGGGGAGTATTACATTGCCTGGTACTGCGGATTCTTTCACGGCCTAATGGAAGCCGGCCTTGATATGGCCGGCTTACCTCAAATGGTGGTGGGAACCTCGGCTGGTTCCTACATGGGCTCATCGCTGTTGTCAGGGCACTTCAAACGCTTACGCTCTGAAATGGATTTCTTTGGTGAATTTCCGAAGATTTTTGCCAAACTTGCGCCAACGACTAACCCCAACGCAAGTCAGCTCAGAGCGATGGAAATCAATATGAGTGCAACCGATGGCAGCATTGAAACAAGGCAAGTCATTGGACGAGCTGCACTGGCAGCCGATAACCGTTTGAATGGATCCCGAGTTGAAGCCCTAGCGGCATTACTCACGGGGGATAGTAAAACAGATTGGCCAACACCCAAAATGTTCACATCATCGATTGATTGCTATACCGGTGAACGGCTAATTGTTGGTCAAGCTAGTGCTCGAAAGAATAAGATTGCATTGGCTCATGCCGTGGCAGCGAGTAGCTCGCTCCCCGGAATCGTGGGACCCACTTTACTTGGCCAGCGTTACGGTATGGATGGTGGAATGTGCTCCAATCCAGCCCATGTTGATGTAGTGGCCGGATCAAAACGTGCTCTAGTGATTACTCTTACCGATGGTGTAACAGGCCCCATTCTGACAAAGATTCCGCATCCGATGGCACAAAATATCAAAGATATTGAGAGTGTTGGCACCATAGTGAAATGGATTGTGGCGGGAGCGCCAGATGGGATAAACCTAACGGATCCTCGTCAAATTCAACCCGCTCTGCGAGCTGGCTATGAGCGGTCCAAGAGAGAGGCTGCTCAAATTAAGGCCTTTTGGGCCTGA